One Tachysurus vachellii isolate PV-2020 chromosome 5, HZAU_Pvac_v1, whole genome shotgun sequence genomic window, agctgctagggctgagtacttgagcaaactcatagaaaataaccaaaacaatcccaggtttCTTTTTAGCACAGtgactagattaacaaaaaatctGATATCTGAaaacactattccatcacagttcagtagtgaggactttgaTATTCTTTACTGATAAAATTTAAAGTATTAGGAACAAAATATTTGATGTTGAACCCTTGACAGCATCTCATAACTCAGTCTCatctaaagctctacactcacaattacagtgctttacaagtaggACAGGAAGCactagataaacttattactacagctaaatcaactaCATGTGTGTTAGATCCTGTTCCaattaaattactgaaagaagtgttacatacagCTGGTGAGCATCTTCTTTAtagataatattaatatataatataataataatattattaactcctcgttatctttaggtcacatttttaaatccttcaggttggcagttattaggccccgCATTAGGAAACCTAATTtggatcctaatgaactatcaaattacagacccatTTCAAACCTTTCATTCAtgtctaaaatattagaaaaggttgtgtctgttcaactgtggtccttcttacaggagagcaatatctttgaagagctTCAGTCAGGCTTCAGGCCACATCATAGCACTGAATCTGCACTTGTTAAATTAACAAATGACTTGTTcgtagcttcggaccaagactgcatgtcactattagttctactctATAGCACTCTACTCACTATTagttcgacactatagatcacaacatcctcctagatcgcttacaaaattacacaggtatttaGGGACAGGGTTTAAGTTGGTTTTGATCTGACCTGTCTGAtggataccattttgtagatcTAAATGGAGAATcatccagtttattgccagttacttatggggtccctcaaggatcagttctaggacctctgcttttctcaatatacatgcttcctttactaaacatcattagaaggcattTGATTAGTTttcattgttatgctgacgatacccAGTTAAAgaggatagggatagatatatagtatcttaagttttaagttaatctttaaGAGGAagtgccaactacatgtggtctttgaggacagcaacctcatcatcaatacaacatttgttggaCTGCatatataatcacaccctccagtgtcacccaaatgaggatgggttccctttggagtctggctcctctcaaggtttcttccttaaccatctaagggagtttttctttgccacagtcgcctcagtcacctcaggcttattCATTGGGGATGAATACAAACATCTTTACATGTAAGtacaatattaatcttgaacctttatgttattattaatctttgtattaactttttgttttatgtttatgttctgtaaagctgctttgagacaatgttcattgttaaacgtgctatacaaataaatttgaatttgaatttgcatTTATTGTGTGGGCTGCATAAAAAAAGGTGCATTACATAGTAAGGACAAAATGTACTAGGAATGTTTAACTGAACCACTGTAAACATACGTAATGACATCTCACAACCATTAAAAGCTGTTACTAAggtatatattatgttatataatatattctaaATGTTTTAGTGAGAATAATAtctaaaatcatgaaaaatACATAGCATATCTACTTGATTGTGCATCACAGAACAGGATTGTTTTATGCGCTGATTCtgaatttgttgttatttattaattgcaTTTGTAAAAGGTAAGTATAACAGTAAAATGAAGACATTGAAGGCAACTGTAGCAGATATATGTGATGGTTATGGTTGGCATTCTCCAATTTTAACACTTCTGGCAGATGTACTGTGATATCACTGTACAGGGGTTTGAAAGCCAGTTGTTCAGGTCTGATGTCCCTCCATTTAGCAGTGCACAGGAGCCTTGAACGTCTGGTTTTGGCTGGCCATTGGACCAGAAACTGATAatgaaaaaacaatgttttgttaCGCCAAAACATGCACTGACAaaatccagtgagcagcagtctCATCATGTTTTTGAGAAGAAATATCAGAAGAATTTGCTTCCCCTTTCTATGCTACTATACTTCATATAAAGAATTTATCATTTGCTTTTACAGCAATTGAAAACAAAGGAAAGTTTCATGTTCATGATTTATGAAATGTTTGTCAGTGAGATTATAgaggtgttttattttgtttgctgtaattactttttgtatttaaaacgtTTCTTGTTGCATTAAACCTTCAAGCTCAGAATTCATTGTGACAGAAAGTAGTTTAATGAAAAGGACAAATTTAGTAATACTCACTGCTGCTTAACTGTTGCtatgtatattttatgaatCCCATTACTCTCTACATCAATGTTATAGGGCAACTCTAGTACCACCAATGACCAGGTATTTTAAGTGGTGGATcattctcagcacagcagctgCACTGATTGCTGTGTTGTACTGGCTAATAGCCTTGCTGGGGCTCTTATTAAACACTTTGGCATCACTGCTGGGTTAAGAAACACACCACCCACCAAAGCTCTCCAACAAACAGCAAAACCGTGGTaagaaacacaacactgattacTCACCTCTGGGTTGGTGCAGTATTGTTAATCCACATCCATTTCTGATCTTCTGAATAATGGAACCCAATCCAGTACAACATGCCCCTGTCCTCGGTTAGAAACCTCTACAGTAATAAAGACAGACACAAGTAAGATATACACCTATATTCTGTCTTTTATAGTGATGTCTGTTTCAGTTTGAGTGACTGAGCGATTGACTGCTTCACCTGCACACGTTCATTGTCAATAACAACCAGGTCTCCACCAAGTTTCTGACATGCCTCCCTGCTCTCCTGCCACTTTAGACGCTCATCAGAAAAGAAGTAACAAGAGTTCTCAAACATCTCCCAATCTTCCTCGCACTCAGAGCGCTGACACTCTGTAGAGAAACAGCAGTTTTTAATACACAGCtcataaatgacaaaaataaagataatgaaTTCACACAAATGATAAAACGGGACAATAGAAtatcattataaaataataaatatatataaagagcaTTTAGAATTCTAAATCAGTATTTTTGAGCAGATTTGATGTTATAGGCTTTTACCTCGGATGCCCTTTAGTGGAGGACACATGGTCTGACATAGTTCACAATTAGGTTCAGCACTCTCTGGACACTTCACATTTACTGAGGTTTGGACATCAAGGGAACACAGAAATAATATGAAAATTCTATTTTATAcagaaaacaattttttatacatatatattaacagCAGTTTCTTCAGCATCTTTGTGTGCACAAAACAAGTATATTGTAGATAATACTAACACATAACTAATTATGTTATTGTAGagatatttacattatttatgatatatttatgtatgGTTACACCACACCACAATTCATAAGTTCCTGATACATTCACAGTGAAATTATATTTGACAGGCCTGTGAAAATCAGCTGTTGGACTAcaaattacagaaaaaataaatgaataaactgagCTCATTCTCTTCATGTTATTTAGTTTTTAGCTTAAAATGGAATGAACCTATAGTAAAAGGCTTTTGATCATGCGGGTTCCTTCTCAACTGTTGCATTTACATGCTATCTAGTCGCAAGAactcaaaaataaacatcaaaaataGCACTGTAgaaaatggtttatttttacttgacaatacattattttgtaataatacaCGTAGCAACATCATTTTCTGACTTtgttaattttctttgtttatttgtgaataAAGTGACTACAGAAGGCTagcaaatgttattttttttatatcagtgaAGGCTGGAGCTCTAGATGAGATGTTGATGTTTACAGCAGCACTAGTTTGTTGTCAATAACATGCTAACTGCTAATGTTTTACTTACACTCCACAGCCAGAGAAAGAACCACAACCACCAAGAACAAAGAGAAAACGATGAAAACAGCGGAAATCCTCTTGTACAGACGAACTCTCCTGTAAATATCTACACATAATAGATAACACAAAATGACGTGTAGAAACTCCTCAAGCCAGCATGTGTTCGTGTATATTTAGTTTTCATCCTTCACCTGTGGTCAGTTCATCCTTGGAATCCGCAGGCACTTTCACATCCACGTAAGGCCCGAAATTACAAAATTGAATGTACATGGTGGGATTTGATGGCGCTCAGTCTGGTCAGTTtgcatgtactgtatctgtgtataGTGAAGCTTGTTGTTCactatccctttaatatgtTATTCATGCGCAGCTCGTGAACGTGCCAATAGCaggctctgtgtttgtctcCATGGTAACCACACGACCTGTGTTGGGCACTGTTTTCTGGATAGTCCACAAATAACAAGATGGAGTTACACTTTTTGTTAGGATGGCGCACTACACAACACTCATAGTCAAGTAATATAAGTAATACTGACATACATGACCTTTTGAAAACATACGTGacatgttttcggattgcgtaggaaacccttccacaatcccactaaaagatgtgtcctagtttgcacgggttagtatTGAAACCACAAGATCAACAATTAGAGTtgctcttaccttgaacgcaggtatccttcgaagtccctcAGTGTTCTAACAAAGGTTCTGCTCCAAGATCTTCTACCTATTCTATTGattgaatctttagatgaaggagtcatacttagacctttttgtcttttcaggatcctcacaatgggaggcattgtttttattaaaagtagtgtaatacaaatagatgtgtgtaatatatgtaaggtaaaagaaaagaaaattacaaacaaaatctccttcaaacaATCtagtcaaacaattctagcgtaagtagaaattatggtggccgagaagtgcaaaacacattacaaatccgaaaacaaattaacaaatcccaaaacaaattaacaaatcccaaaacacattaacaaatccgaaaacacattaacaaatcctgtgttcattattacggtgttcattacaaaaccgtcatgaagaagcatgtgttcactataacactAATGTGTTcacgtcttaaattttcgcccacaaattaattctgtgattttgtcagtctaattgctagaaacatataaatcctccggtgacccgggtatgtaatgcttcatgatggcactgctggcactgttgaaGGAATACGCCAATGGccgaataaggagagaacgagttttcagggaccatgatgatgactggcccattatgatgactggctaataagccgatttagattccctagagctgtgctcttagatctctgtgttgaattgggtccagtattagagagggcaacacgccggaaccatgccatcccagtccaaatacaagtcctcaacactctggggttcttggcaaccggctgtttccagcgggaattggcagacaggtaaattatttatataaaaaactatcctcaactttgtgtctaagacctttttgtatatgaaataattctattgtaatctatcatctcaccctataggtctggtatatcacagccgtccctgagtgccataatatctgtcgttttgaatggtatacttaatatgggtagtcgatacgtcaggttcccctacactgtgcgagaacaggccgaaattaaaatgcaatttgcaacAATGTCTGGCTTCCCAAATGTAATctgcgcaattgactgcgctcatgttgctataagggcaccatctgaaaatgaatttgcttatgttaatagaaagcatgtgcattctattaatgtgcaatcatatgtgactccaacatgaccctcacaaacattgtggcacgctggcctggttcaacacatgattcctttatcttgacacataacagtgcagggaacagactaaatgcaggcgcagtacgtgattcctggcttcttggtgagtttaacaatattaaaaagtagaaactgtaacaattttgtttttaatataattataacaacgttgcttttaatataataataacctgcaggcgacagtggctaccccctgagatgCTGGCTCCTtaacccatttttaaacccgcagagcacagaggaaactcattataacgaggtccactctcgtgcccgcgcagtgatttgcattgactatttatggttaaaaatgggcatgtacagggcgggatttgaggctggttcacgtacgcacatctgcgtgtgatctgtgatttataaagggaacattgcttagaggagtgcatACGCACGGTTTTATTTTACGGtttcatttttggcttttgggcgtacgtaaacttttagtagggatcctattcacagttttataaatgagacccctggacATCCAATTTAAGAAGTTCTTCCAGTTGACTACCCCTACTTGTGTCACTTTGGCTCTGTACATTTTCAGCAACCCACTGGTCTGATTTTCTATAGATGTCAGGAATGTTGACTTCAGGTCAAATACGACTGATTTGTGAAAATTCTGCCTAAGTCTGTTGATAATCATGAGATActccaaataaacaaacagcaaataatGCAGAGCAACTGATTAATGAATTCAGTTCTAGTGGTACATTGCTGCAATCCCTGCATTGGCTTTCGGGAGCTGCAtccatcagattcaaaacactgatgcttgcctacaaagccaaaaacggaccagctccctcttacctcaaagccctcatcacttctcacactgcaccccacaccctcagatctaccagcactgctcgactggttccaccatctctcagagtaagaggcaagtatacaacaagactcttttctgttctggcaccaaggtggtggattGAACTTCctctaggggtccggacagctgagtcactggctatttttaaACAACGGttaaagacctacttattcatgaaacactttaaGTAACACatccttccctgtttgttgcacatatgtttataaaaagcaaaaaaaaaaaaaaaaaaaaacgttgaacaatgttttagactcatgatatcttaagtatgtaacctagtgaaccagagttaatgtatccaatgatagagacttaagcacttctgtacgtcgctctggataagggcgtctgccaaatgctgaaaatgtaaatgtacattaaaaCTGAATATGATTTACCTGTTCCTCAAATTTGTATCTGCTTTAGGGTGTGATTTCCACAGACAGGGTACTGTATTCGTATTCGTACCAGCTTTCCAGTGATGGTGCTTATAAAAGTAAGGTACGCACTTGCTATTTACCTGCCGCTCATGTTCTTGGTGTCACTGCACAGGTACCTGGGATCCTGAGCAAGAACACCGGAGCTGTTGTCCTTCATGCTGGCAcgaacgacaccagcctgagaTCCCAAAGAGGGACCTCAAGACCCTGGTGTAGACGGTTCGCAGCACATCGCCTACAGCAAGGATCATCGTGTCTGTACCtacgtaccagcgaggaatcaagaggttcagtagacttttttACCTTAAATGAATGGTTACAATCATG contains:
- the LOC132846094 gene encoding C-type lectin domain family 4 member M-like isoform X2 — translated: MYIQFCNFGPYVDVKVPADSKDELTTDIYRRVRLYKRISAVFIVFSLFLVVVVLSLAVELNVKCPESAEPNCELCQTMCPPLKGIRECQRSECEEDWEMFENSCYFFSDERLKWQESREACQKLGGDLVVIDNERVQKFLTENWRMLYWIGLRYSEKKQWMWINNTAPTQSYWIQGQPNPDTQGSCALLSGGTSDLNNWLSNHCEVYSHFICQSG